In Oleiharenicola lentus, the following are encoded in one genomic region:
- a CDS encoding YciI family protein, whose translation MSTPSQYMLLLLQPGAGPGPTPAELQEIMARFGVWMGELYAKRIVVATNGLEPTGKIVREPGGTVITDGPYAEAKEIVGGYILINAASLDEAVQIARGCPGLHYRLAVEVRPVKNMAR comes from the coding sequence ATGAGCACCCCTTCCCAATACATGCTGCTGCTTCTCCAGCCCGGCGCCGGTCCGGGGCCCACGCCGGCCGAACTGCAGGAAATCATGGCGCGCTTCGGCGTCTGGATGGGCGAACTCTACGCCAAGCGGATCGTCGTCGCGACCAACGGCCTCGAGCCCACCGGCAAGATCGTGCGCGAGCCGGGCGGCACGGTGATCACCGACGGTCCTTACGCCGAGGCCAAGGAGATCGTCGGTGGCTACATCCTCATCAACGCCGCCAGCCTCGACGAAGCCGTGCAGATCGCGCGCGGCTGCCCGGGCCTGCACTACCGCCTCGCCGTCGAGGTGCGCCCCGTCAAGAACATGGCGCGCTGA
- a CDS encoding LacI family DNA-binding transcriptional regulator, producing the protein MPRPVTMKTIAAQAGVTQATVSMSLANNPRIPAATRARIRTMAERLGYRPNPYVSALMRSRRQGRPRQDHPVLALVNGLDSEHGWRETASLTVRQMREGAIARAEQLGYRTEEFWLHRDGMSAARFSAMLHHRGIQGLLLGPLPAGAPPPGLAWEQFSAVRLGVPLPSLTITSVCNDHFFSSLQVARECHRRGYERPGLLLLRQHRQHFHARWDGGLLAGRHLMPRFRLTKTLLLEDWAHLAPVMAWLKKEKPDVIVTPAHDVLLDHLAKVGRRVPRDLGFASLALPERPHSCSGIWQNGRLLGATAIDAIVGQLERNERGLPEQTRVIMVEGVWNEGRTLRAPESELA; encoded by the coding sequence ATGCCGCGCCCCGTGACCATGAAGACCATCGCCGCCCAGGCCGGCGTGACGCAGGCCACGGTCTCGATGTCCCTCGCAAACAACCCGCGCATCCCCGCGGCGACCCGCGCCCGGATCCGCACGATGGCCGAGCGGCTCGGCTACCGGCCCAACCCCTACGTCTCGGCTCTCATGCGCAGCCGGCGGCAGGGGCGTCCGCGGCAGGATCACCCCGTGCTCGCGCTGGTCAACGGACTCGACTCCGAGCACGGCTGGCGTGAAACCGCCAGCCTCACGGTGCGCCAGATGCGCGAGGGCGCCATCGCCCGCGCCGAGCAGCTCGGTTACCGGACGGAGGAGTTCTGGCTGCACCGCGACGGCATGTCGGCGGCGCGCTTCAGCGCCATGCTGCACCACCGGGGCATCCAGGGGCTGCTGCTCGGTCCGCTCCCGGCCGGGGCGCCGCCGCCGGGCCTGGCCTGGGAACAATTTTCCGCCGTGCGCCTTGGCGTGCCGTTGCCCTCGCTCACGATCACCTCGGTGTGCAACGATCATTTTTTCTCCAGCCTGCAGGTGGCCCGCGAATGCCACCGGCGCGGTTACGAGCGGCCGGGGTTGCTCCTGCTGCGCCAGCATCGGCAGCACTTCCACGCCCGCTGGGACGGCGGGCTGCTGGCGGGCCGGCACCTCATGCCCCGGTTTCGCCTCACCAAGACGCTGCTGCTCGAGGATTGGGCCCATCTGGCGCCCGTCATGGCATGGCTGAAAAAGGAAAAGCCCGACGTGATCGTCACCCCGGCGCACGATGTGCTGCTCGACCACCTGGCAAAGGTCGGCCGTCGCGTGCCGCGTGATCTTGGTTTTGCCAGCCTGGCCCTGCCGGAGCGGCCGCACTCCTGCAGCGGCATCTGGCAGAACGGCCGGCTGCTCGGCGCGACCGCCATCGACGCCATCGTGGGCCAGCTGGAGCGCAACGAGCGCGGCCTGCCCGAGCAGACCCGCGTCATCATGGTCGAGGGCGTCTGGAACGAGGGCCGGACCCTGCGCGCGCCGGAAAGCGAACTGGCCTGA
- a CDS encoding TonB-dependent siderophore receptor — MKPLRHPFGAVLAALAALPAVLAQTANPPAVPDPKADGEVLKLSPFEVKADENRGYVAAETMTGTRVATQIKDLPYTVNVVTSEFFEDFALFQLDDTLVGVGGMTGLDIGGGFNLRGFTSSSQLRDGFYRLGRYGQTNIDRLEIIKGPNAGIYGRTSPGGMVNMISKGPRKENAYKLTLRGGSYDTAQATLQSTGTLGSPKTYHILIASQYNRGGADLMDWFHIRENQAFLALKHEFDNGGRLLVSAEYFKQYRNAPQGAAPVVTDLKSTASNLDDEAVGYAMNLARYNAFGPHSELYRGSNTGYFSYDRQLNDTVSIRVGGQIFAADRWDYNQNTGFGAVTINSTTASANLTSTRGAAPNRGLIFEDGGGLQFDTVARYDLLGGRVANKTLVTVDFNDYYRYDPTRNSGAAAALAAWSAAGSGRVVALTPDYRPVAPLTYFGAGLDDAPLANLTRLTRRRATVFGGMVRHEARWLDDALLTYFGARFDKVKFSELEYLATVNGVQGTLTNPVVVKRTVNQTKPNFGVLYKVRDSFRVYANYAESYFVNQTDNPADIANPLYQPETAKGWDYGIKGSLFGDRLNYTIGLFDIRRFNVRVTDIEESPVGSGNFVQITRPDGDQKDTGWEADVNWAVDRHWSTGLSFGHVKAIYSDFGTAFPLSVGRKVQNISPENGSVYLKYSGSEGRLKGFSANLGVTYVAETPTEAPNAGDTYATGAGGVRSLTRTTNQWKLTVPSFTLWNLGVTYSWKQGSALSHQLRFNVNNVFDRDYLKVNRTLGDPRGVFVSYTLGLSRD; from the coding sequence ATGAAGCCCCTTCGCCACCCCTTCGGGGCGGTTCTCGCCGCCCTTGCCGCACTCCCCGCCGTGCTGGCCCAAACTGCCAATCCCCCCGCCGTCCCCGACCCCAAGGCCGACGGAGAGGTGCTCAAGCTCTCACCCTTCGAGGTGAAGGCCGACGAAAACCGCGGCTACGTCGCCGCCGAGACCATGACCGGCACGCGCGTCGCCACGCAGATCAAGGACCTGCCCTACACCGTCAACGTCGTCACCAGCGAGTTCTTCGAGGACTTCGCGCTGTTCCAGCTCGACGACACGCTCGTGGGGGTCGGCGGCATGACCGGCCTCGACATCGGCGGCGGCTTCAACCTCCGCGGCTTCACCTCCAGTTCGCAGCTGCGCGACGGTTTCTACCGCCTCGGCCGCTACGGTCAGACCAACATCGACCGCCTCGAGATCATCAAGGGCCCCAACGCCGGCATCTACGGCCGCACCTCGCCCGGCGGCATGGTGAACATGATCTCAAAAGGCCCGCGCAAGGAGAACGCTTATAAGCTCACGCTCCGCGGCGGCAGCTACGACACCGCCCAGGCGACCCTGCAAAGCACCGGCACGCTCGGTTCGCCCAAGACCTACCACATCCTGATCGCCAGCCAGTATAACCGCGGCGGCGCCGACCTCATGGACTGGTTCCACATCCGTGAAAACCAGGCCTTTCTCGCCCTCAAGCATGAGTTCGACAACGGCGGCCGCCTCCTCGTCTCGGCCGAGTATTTCAAGCAATACCGCAACGCTCCGCAGGGCGCCGCGCCGGTCGTGACCGACCTGAAGAGCACCGCGAGCAATCTCGACGATGAGGCCGTCGGCTACGCCATGAATCTCGCGCGCTACAACGCCTTCGGCCCGCACAGCGAGCTCTACCGCGGCTCCAACACCGGCTACTTCTCCTACGACCGCCAGCTCAACGACACCGTGAGCATCCGTGTCGGCGGCCAGATTTTCGCCGCCGACCGCTGGGACTACAACCAGAACACCGGCTTCGGCGCCGTCACCATCAACAGCACCACCGCCTCCGCCAACCTCACCTCCACGCGCGGCGCCGCGCCCAACCGCGGCCTGATCTTCGAGGACGGCGGCGGTCTGCAGTTCGACACCGTCGCGCGCTACGACCTGCTCGGCGGCCGGGTCGCCAACAAGACGCTCGTGACCGTCGATTTCAACGACTACTACCGCTACGACCCCACGCGCAACAGCGGCGCCGCGGCCGCGCTCGCCGCCTGGTCCGCCGCCGGCTCGGGCCGCGTCGTGGCGCTCACGCCCGACTACCGGCCTGTCGCCCCGCTCACCTACTTCGGCGCCGGCCTCGACGACGCCCCGCTCGCCAACCTCACGCGCCTCACCCGCCGCCGCGCCACGGTCTTCGGCGGCATGGTCCGCCACGAGGCCCGCTGGCTCGACGACGCGCTGCTCACCTACTTCGGCGCGCGCTTCGACAAGGTGAAGTTCAGCGAACTCGAATACCTCGCGACCGTAAACGGCGTCCAGGGCACGCTCACCAACCCCGTCGTCGTCAAGCGCACCGTCAACCAGACCAAGCCCAATTTCGGCGTGCTCTACAAGGTGCGAGACAGCTTCCGCGTCTATGCCAACTACGCCGAGAGCTACTTCGTCAACCAGACCGACAACCCGGCCGACATCGCCAACCCGCTCTACCAGCCCGAAACCGCCAAGGGCTGGGACTACGGCATCAAGGGCTCGTTGTTCGGCGACCGCCTCAACTACACCATCGGCCTGTTCGACATCCGCCGCTTCAACGTCCGTGTGACCGACATTGAGGAATCGCCCGTCGGTTCCGGCAACTTCGTGCAGATCACGCGCCCCGACGGCGACCAGAAGGACACCGGCTGGGAAGCCGACGTGAACTGGGCGGTGGACCGCCACTGGTCCACCGGCCTGAGCTTCGGCCACGTGAAGGCCATCTACAGCGACTTCGGCACCGCGTTTCCGTTGTCCGTCGGCCGCAAGGTGCAGAACATCTCGCCGGAAAACGGCAGCGTCTATCTGAAGTACAGCGGCAGCGAGGGCCGGCTGAAGGGCTTCTCCGCGAACCTTGGCGTGACCTACGTAGCCGAGACCCCCACCGAGGCCCCCAACGCCGGCGACACCTACGCCACCGGCGCCGGCGGCGTGCGCAGCCTCACCCGCACCACCAACCAGTGGAAGCTCACCGTGCCGTCGTTCACCCTCTGGAATCTCGGTGTCACCTATTCATGGAAACAGGGTTCCGCGCTCAGCCACCAGCTGCGCTTCAACGTGAACAACGTCTTCGACCGCGACTACCTGAAGGTCAACCGGACCCTCGGCGACCCGCGCGGCGTCTTCGTGAGCTACACGCTCGGCCTCTCCCGCGACTGA
- a CDS encoding glycerate kinase, producing the protein MRALIAFDKFKDALSAEAACEVAARVLRHTHPDWELDLCPLTDGGESFGEILTKAAHGRLDCHAVTGPMGATVRAPIGFVDAAKLPPPVRSRLALAPAERIAVIGMASASGLELVPPDRRNPWRTTTRGTGELIGHARDAGASVIVLGVGGSATNDLGLGALAALGWLFDREPLPENWPHLRRIGGGACLPRIIIACDVVNPLLGAHGATATFGPQKGLKPADVPCLDAEMARVAALLCAAAGQPFTATETPGAGAAGGIACGLMVAAGATLTPGFELVSDWLGLADRIAAADLVITGEGRFDATSLAGKGPGSLVREARRQGKTAHVFAGSLGITADGFHHAITPAGLPLPEALARCPELLAEAVARTCGLCDSRLAAAERTP; encoded by the coding sequence ATGCGCGCTCTGATCGCCTTCGACAAGTTCAAGGACGCCCTCTCCGCCGAGGCCGCGTGTGAGGTCGCCGCCCGGGTGCTGCGCCACACGCACCCGGATTGGGAGCTCGACCTCTGCCCGCTGACCGACGGCGGCGAATCGTTCGGCGAAATCCTGACCAAGGCCGCGCACGGCCGGCTCGATTGCCACGCCGTGACCGGGCCGATGGGGGCAACGGTCCGCGCGCCCATCGGCTTCGTGGATGCGGCCAAGTTGCCGCCGCCGGTCCGGTCGCGGCTTGCGCTCGCGCCCGCGGAACGGATCGCCGTCATCGGCATGGCCTCCGCCAGCGGGCTGGAACTGGTGCCCCCGGACCGGCGCAACCCGTGGCGCACCACCACGCGCGGCACCGGAGAACTGATCGGCCACGCCCGCGACGCCGGGGCCAGCGTGATCGTGCTCGGCGTGGGCGGCAGCGCGACGAACGACCTCGGCCTCGGCGCCCTCGCCGCACTCGGGTGGTTGTTCGACCGTGAGCCGTTGCCGGAAAACTGGCCGCACCTCCGACGGATTGGCGGCGGCGCGTGCCTGCCGCGGATCATCATCGCCTGCGATGTGGTGAATCCTCTCCTCGGGGCGCACGGCGCGACCGCCACCTTCGGTCCGCAAAAGGGCCTGAAACCGGCCGACGTGCCCTGCCTCGACGCGGAGATGGCCCGCGTGGCCGCGCTGCTCTGCGCGGCAGCGGGGCAGCCGTTCACCGCCACCGAAACCCCGGGCGCCGGCGCGGCCGGCGGCATCGCGTGCGGCCTGATGGTCGCGGCCGGAGCGACCCTGACGCCGGGTTTCGAACTCGTCTCGGACTGGCTCGGCCTCGCCGACCGGATCGCCGCCGCAGACCTCGTGATCACCGGCGAGGGCCGCTTCGACGCGACTTCGCTCGCGGGCAAGGGTCCGGGTTCGCTGGTGCGGGAGGCCCGCCGGCAGGGCAAGACGGCGCATGTTTTCGCCGGCAGCCTCGGGATCACCGCAGACGGGTTTCATCACGCCATCACGCCCGCCGGCCTGCCGCTGCCCGAGGCGCTCGCGCGCTGTCCGGAATTGCTGGCGGAGGCGGTCGCGCGGACGTGCGGCTTATGCGACTCGCGGTTGGCCGCCGCAGAACGCACGCCTTGA
- a CDS encoding YciI family protein, producing the protein MSTPSPSFMFIFREPVTASGQAPVETPESFQRWLDWVGRLRAQGQYVGGDPLEPAPGGVLRGKQTVSVTDGPYAEAKEIVGGYMVIRAGSLAEAMTIARECPGLPDGGSVEVRQVMPVME; encoded by the coding sequence ATGAGCACTCCGTCCCCTTCCTTCATGTTCATCTTCCGCGAGCCGGTGACGGCGAGCGGCCAGGCTCCGGTGGAGACACCGGAATCCTTCCAACGCTGGCTCGATTGGGTCGGGCGCCTGCGCGCCCAGGGCCAATATGTCGGCGGTGATCCGCTCGAGCCGGCCCCCGGCGGCGTGTTGCGCGGCAAGCAGACCGTGTCGGTCACCGACGGCCCCTACGCCGAGGCGAAGGAGATCGTCGGCGGCTACATGGTGATCCGGGCCGGCAGCCTCGCCGAGGCGATGACGATTGCCCGCGAATGCCCGGGCCTGCCCGACGGTGGCTCGGTGGAGGTGCGCCAGGTGATGCCGGTGATGGAGTGA
- a CDS encoding alginate lyase family protein, translating into MLSLLALSLALLPAFNLAGHEKPRLLRQAEAAQVAEPVTIVSVRNPRSAGGAHDFSSEGDYWWPDPANPEGPYIQRDGLSNPDNFVAHRRLMLDFTRDVGTLASAYKVTGDERHAAAAVRHLEAWFVTPATRMNPSLLYAQAIKGRVTGRSIGVIDTLHLAEVALAVEALRGSQALTAEKDAAITGWFRNYLNWISTHPYGVEESRAKNNHGTCWTLQAACFARLVGDEAMLAECRRRLVAVHLPDQMAADGSFPQELRRTKPYGYSIFNLDVMAAVAVVLSTPEDDLLRFTLPDGRSLVRGVEFLAPFIADKAKWPGQPDVMYWDEWPVRQPFLLWGAQSTGRNDWLKLWLSLEAAPQVEEVRRNFPIREPVLWTRGKG; encoded by the coding sequence ATGCTTTCGCTCCTCGCCCTGTCGCTTGCCCTGCTGCCCGCGTTTAATTTGGCGGGCCATGAAAAACCCCGGCTGCTCCGGCAGGCGGAGGCTGCGCAGGTGGCCGAGCCCGTCACGATCGTGAGCGTGCGCAATCCGCGCAGCGCCGGCGGGGCGCACGACTTCTCGTCGGAGGGCGACTACTGGTGGCCGGACCCGGCGAATCCCGAAGGGCCCTACATCCAGCGCGACGGTCTGAGCAACCCCGACAACTTCGTCGCCCACCGCCGGCTGATGCTGGATTTCACGCGCGATGTCGGCACGCTTGCGTCGGCTTACAAGGTCACCGGCGACGAGCGCCACGCTGCCGCCGCGGTGCGGCACCTGGAGGCGTGGTTTGTCACGCCGGCCACGCGCATGAACCCGAGCCTGCTTTATGCCCAGGCCATCAAGGGCCGCGTCACCGGCCGCAGCATCGGTGTGATCGACACGTTGCACCTCGCCGAGGTGGCGCTCGCGGTCGAGGCTCTGCGCGGCTCACAGGCGCTCACCGCGGAGAAAGACGCGGCCATCACCGGCTGGTTCCGCAATTACCTGAACTGGATCTCGACGCACCCCTACGGCGTCGAGGAGAGCCGGGCGAAGAACAACCACGGCACCTGCTGGACGCTGCAGGCGGCGTGTTTTGCGCGGCTGGTGGGCGACGAGGCGATGCTGGCCGAGTGCCGGCGGCGGCTCGTCGCGGTGCACCTGCCCGACCAGATGGCGGCGGACGGCAGTTTTCCGCAAGAGCTGCGCCGCACCAAGCCCTACGGCTACTCGATCTTCAACCTCGACGTGATGGCCGCGGTCGCGGTCGTGCTGTCCACGCCGGAAGACGATCTCCTGCGTTTCACGCTGCCCGACGGACGCAGCCTCGTGCGCGGCGTGGAATTTCTGGCCCCGTTCATCGCGGACAAGGCAAAGTGGCCGGGCCAGCCCGACGTGATGTATTGGGACGAGTGGCCCGTGCGGCAGCCGTTTTTGCTGTGGGGTGCGCAAAGCACGGGCCGGAACGACTGGCTCAAGCTCTGGCTGTCGCTGGAGGCGGCTCCCCAGGTTGAGGAAGTGCGGCGCAACTTTCCCATCCGCGAGCCGGTGTTGTGGACGCGGGGGAAGGGGTGA